In Bordetella genomosp. 10, the genomic window CGCCGGTTTCGGTTGCACCACCTGCAATGGTGGTTCGGGCCCGCTGCCCGAGCCGGTGGTGCAAGCCATTGAAGGTAATGGCATCGTCGCGACGGCCGTATTGTCTGGCAACCGCAACTTCGAAGGCCGGATTCATCCCAATGTCCGCGCGGCGTATCTCGGCTCACCCGCGCTTGTGGTTGTCCACGCGCTGACCGGCTCGCTGACCGTCAATGTGACGACGGATCCCATCGGCCAGGACCGGGAGGGCAAGAACGTTTACCTGAGTGATATCTGGCCAAGCGCGCAAGAGATACGCGACGCAGTGCAGGGTGTGTACGAGCCCGGGATCTTCAATGAAAAGTACGCGGATCTCTTCGACGGAGGCCAACCGTGGGATGCGCTTGCGGGCGAGGGCAGCGAGCGCTTCGATTGGCAGCCTGAAAGCACCTATATTCGCCGTCCCCCGTATTTCAAGGATTTGCCGCGCCATCCTTTACCGGTGAGCGACATCGTCGGTATGCGCCCCCTCGTCATTCTCGGCGACTCCGTAACGACGGATCACATTTCGCCTTCCGGGGCGATCAGCCTGGGTACGCCAGCCGCCGACTTCCTGATTTCCAAGGGTGTGCAGCAGCGCGACTTCAATAACTACACGACGCGCCGCGGCAACCACGATGTCGCCATCCGGGCAACGTTCGCAAACATCCGTTTGCGCAACCAGATGGTTCCGGGCGTGGAGGGCGGGGTGACGCGTCTCATGCCGGAGGGCGAACAGATGCGGATATTCGAGGCGGCGGAAGTATATCTGGAACGTCAAGTTCCGTTGGTCGTGCTTGCTGGAAAAAACTATGGTTGCGGCTCTTCGCGTGACTGGGCGGCCAAAGGCGTGGCGCTATTGGGGGTCAAGGCTGTGATCGCGGAGGGGTTTGAACGCATTCACCGCACCAATCTCGTTGGAATGGGCGTCTTGCCGTTGCAATTCGAGAAGGGCGTGAATGCGCAGACGCTCGGGTTGGATGGGAGTGAGACGATAGACGTGCTTGACCTGCACGACGATATCGAGGTCGGCGCCTCCGTTCGTGTGGTGTTCCGGCATGCGGATGGCCACGAGCAGACAGTGCGCGTGCAAGTGCGTCTGGATACGCGTGAGGACGTGGAGTATTGGCGCCATGGCGGCATCATGCCGCGTGTTTGGCGCGATTACCTCAATGAATCCGAAACGACTGTGCCGGCCTGACTCCAGCCTGCTTGCGTTAACTGGCCTTTATCGCCGTCAGTGGCGTGCCGGGCGTCGTACCTCTTTTTTTGAACAAACGAACTTTAGAAGTCGATCATTGGAGACAATCATGGAAAGTTTGAGCTTGCATCGCAGGCGCGCGCTGCGCGTCTTGGCCGCGGGTGGCGTATTCGCGGGCCTGCCTTCCCTGGCGTTCGCCAAGGAAAGTTATCCCGAAAAGCCGATCACGCTTATCGTGCCGCAGCCGGTTGGCGGTGATGCCGACGCGGTCTGCCGCATGCTGCAGCCGCAGTGGCAACAGGTGCTGGGACAGCCGGTCATCATCGACAACAAGGCCGGCGCAGCCGGGAATATCGGAACCAGCACCGGTGCGCGTGCGCCGAATGATGGCTACACCTATACGTTCGTGAATCAAGGGACGATGTCGATCAATCCTTTCCTCTACAAGAATCCAGGGTTCAAGGTCGAGTCGTTGATGCCTGTGAGTTGGCTTACGAGCAATGACCTCATCATCTGTGCCCATCCCTCCGTGGGCGCATCCAATCTGGCTGAGTTTCTTGCAAAGGCGCGCGCCAGGCCAGGCGAGTTCACGTACGGCACGGCAGGCAATGGGAGCGCGAACCATCTCGCCGGCGAGATGCTGAAGTCCATGGCCAAAGTCGATCTGGTCCACGTTCCCTACAAGGGTGGCGGCCCCGCAATCATCGGCGCCTTGGGTGGTGAAATATCGACCGTGGTGGCGTTTCCGATCGCCGCTTTGCCCCATATCAAGTCCGGCAAGCTCAAGGCCCTCGCCGTGACAGGG contains:
- a CDS encoding Bug family tripartite tricarboxylate transporter substrate binding protein, with amino-acid sequence MESLSLHRRRALRVLAAGGVFAGLPSLAFAKESYPEKPITLIVPQPVGGDADAVCRMLQPQWQQVLGQPVIIDNKAGAAGNIGTSTGARAPNDGYTYTFVNQGTMSINPFLYKNPGFKVESLMPVSWLTSNDLIICAHPSVGASNLAEFLAKARARPGEFTYGTAGNGSANHLAGEMLKSMAKVDLVHVPYKGGGPAIIGALGGEISTVVAFPIAALPHIKSGKLKALAVTGPRRSPILPDVPTVQESGVAGYEFVSWMGIVAPEGTAGDRIARFSEATGQALRDRTVAERLKESMMVPSGAGPDAFRAQIQGESRKLSALISQLKLSID